The following proteins come from a genomic window of Gossypium raimondii isolate GPD5lz chromosome 5, ASM2569854v1, whole genome shotgun sequence:
- the LOC105769022 gene encoding glyceraldehyde-3-phosphate dehydrogenase B, chloroplastic encodes MATHASLAPSRIRATTRLPSKTTHSFPSQIQCSSTRLQVTEFSGLRSASCVTFVNNARDASFFDVVAAQLTPKTAGGATPVRGETVAKLKVAINGFGRIGRNFLRCWHGRKNSPLDVIVVNDSGGVKNASHLLKYDSMLGTFKADVKIVDNETISVDGKPIKVVSNRDPVQLPWAELGIDIVIEGTGVFVDGPGAGKHIQAGAKKVIITAPAKGADIPTYVVGVNEGDYDHEVSNIISNASCTTNCLAPFVKVMDEEFGIVKGTMTTTHSYTGDQRLLDASHRDLRRARAAALNIVPTSTGAAKAVSLVLPQLKGKLNGIALRVPTPNVSVVDLVVNVEKKGITAEDVNAAFRKAAKGPLKGVLDVCDVPLVSVDFRCSDVSSTIDSSLTMVMGDDMVKVVAWYDNEWGYSQRVVDLAHLVASKWPGMPAGGSSDPLEDFCKTNPADEECKVYEA; translated from the exons ATGGCTACACACGCAAGTCTAGCTCCTTCAAGGATCCGTGCAACAACCAGGCTTCCTTCTAAGACCACACACTCTTTCCCCTCTCAAATTCAATGCTCTTCCACg AGATTACAAGTTACTGAATTCTCTGGACTGCGCTCCGCCTCATGCGTCACATTCGTCAACAATGCTAGAGATGCGTCCTTTTTCGATGTGGTGGCTGCTCAACTTACTCCAAAG ACTGCAGGTGGAGCAACACCTGTTAGGGGCGAAACAGTTGCCAAATTGAAGGTTGCTATCAACGGATTTGGACGCATCGGCAGGAACTTTCTCCGATGTTGGCATGGCAGGAAGAACTCTCCCCTCGACGTGATTGTTGTAAATGACAGTGGTGGTGTCAAGAAT gCTTCACACTTGCTGAAGTATGATTCAATGCTGGGAACTTTCAAAGCTGATGTAAAAATTGTTGACAATGAAACTATCAGTGTTGATGGTAAGCCCATCAAGGTCGTCTCTAACAGGGACCCCGTCCAGCTTCCGTGGGCTGAACTTGGCATTGACATTGTTATCGAG GGAACAGGAGTCTTTGTAGATGGCCCTGGAGCTGGGAAGCACATACAGGCTGGTGCCAAGAAAGTTATCATAACAGCTCCAGCTAAAGGTGCAGACATTCCAACCTATGTTGTTGGAGTCAATGAAGGGGATTATGACCACGAGGTCTCAAACATCATAAG CAATGCTTCATGCACCACAAATTGCTTGGCTCCTTTTGTGAAAGTCATGGATGAAGAATTCG GCATTGTCAAGGGTACAATGACAACCACCCACTCTTACACTGGAGACCAG AGGCTCTTAGACGCTTCACACCGTGACTTGAGGAGAGCCAGGGCTGCAGCATTGAACATTGTACCAACAAGTACAGGTGCTGCCAAGGCTGTCTCCCTTGTGCTTCCTCAGCTCAAGGGCAAGCTCAATGGCATTGCACTTCGTGTACCAACACCCAATGTATCTGTTGTTGATCTGGTTGTGAATGTTGAGAAGAAGGGTATCACAGCTGAAGATGTGAATGCTGCATTCAGAAAGGCAGCCAAGGGGCCATTGAAGGGCGTATTGGATGTGTGTGATGTTCCTCTTGTCTCGGTGGACTTTAGGTGCTCTGATGTTTCCTCCACCATTGACTCTTCATTGACCATGGTCATGGGAGATGACATGGTCAAGGTGGTGGCCTGGTATGACAATGAATGGGGTTACAG CCAAAGGGTTGTTGATTTGGCACACTTGGTGGCAAGCAAGTGGCCAGGCATGCCTGCAGGAGGAAGCAGTGACCCCTTGGAGGATTTCTGCAAGACAAACCCAGCTGATGAAGAATGCAAAGTTTACGAGGCTTAA
- the LOC105769021 gene encoding glutamate receptor 3.3 isoform X1, with amino-acid sequence MNVAGFIFLLSLHLGVFQIGYGRNASTRPAVVNIGAMFNFDSIIGRVAKIAIDEALKDVNSNSSILKGTKLSVTLQDTNCNGFLGMVEALRYMATDVVAIIGPQCSVVAPIISHVASELRVPLLSFAATDPTLSSLQFPFFVRTAQSDLYQMTAVADIIDHYGWKEVIAIFIDDDWGRNGVSALNDKLAERRCKISYKVGIQPDSSVTQGAIMDILVKVALMQSRIVVLHLNQIVGFKVFSVANHLGMMGNGYVWIATDWLSLVLDSESPLPSETMDKIQGVLTLRQHTTDSDRKRAFFARWNRIIGGSPQLNAYGLYAYDTVWLLAHSLDAFFNQGGVISFSNDSRISSMAGSALHLEAMSIFDDGVLLLKNILLSDFVGLTGPLKFNSDRSLILPAYDIINVLGTGIRQIGYWSNYSGLSTVSPETLYTKPQNRSSANQKLYSVIWPGETLSKPRGWVFPNNGKLLRIGVPNRVSYKEFVSQVRGTDMFKGFCIDVFTAAVNLLPYAVPYKFISFGDGRKNPSYTELVNKITTGEFDAVVGDIAIVTNRTRIVDFTQPYVSSGLVIVAQLEKERSGAWAFLQPFSRRMWIVTGSFFLIVGIVVWILEHRINDEFRGPPKQQVITILWFSFSTMFFAHRENTMSTLGRLVLLVWLFVVLIINSSYTASLTSILTVEHLSSPIKGIQSLAATNEPIGYQEGSFTERYLSEELNISRSRLVSLGSPEAYALALKRGPGNGGVAAVVDERPYVELFLSSQCTFKVVGQEFTKSGWGFAFPRDSPLAIDMSTAILALAENGDLQRIHDKWLMQSTCSLESTEIETNQLNLSSFWGLFLICGIACIIALLIYFLQILQQLPPAPESASITGQDSSHSRRLRRFLSLMDEKEEQSRSGQKRRKVDNERDDEFGS; translated from the exons ATGAATGTGGCTGGCTTTATTTTCCTACTCTCTCTCCACTTAGGGGTGTTTCAAATTGGTTATGGTAGAAATGCTTCAACTCGGCCAGCTGTTGTTAATATTGGAGCAATGTTTAATTTTGACTCTATCATTGGAAGAGTTGCCAAGATTGCTATTGATGAAGCTCTGAAAGATGTCAACTCCAATTCAAGCATTCTCAAAGGAACTAAACTTAGTGTAACACTGCAAGATACCAATTGCAATGGCTTTCTTGGCATGGTCGAAG CTTTGCGGTACATGGCGACTGACGTCGTTGCCATTATAGGTCCCCAATGTTCTGTGGTTGCTCCTATTATATCACATGTTGCAAGCGAACTCCGAGTTCCTCTACTGTCATTTGCAGCTACAGATCCCACCCTTTCTTCCCTTCAGTTCCCTTTTTTTGTTAGGACAGCACAGAGTGACTTGTATCAAATGACTGCTGTGGCTGATATCATTGACCATTATGGTTGGAAGGAGGTCATTGCAATCTTTATAGATGATGATTGGGGGCGAAATGGTGTGTCAGCATTGAATGATAAACTTGCAGAGAGGCGCTGCAAAATCTCCTACAAGGTAGGTATTCAACCAGATTCTTCAGTGACTCAGGGTGCCATCATGGATATTCTTGTTAAGGTTGCATTAATGCAATCTCGAATTGTTGTTCTgcatttaaatcaaatagtagggtttaaggttttctCTGTTGCAAACCATCTTGGAATGATGGGCAATGGTTACGTATGGATAGCTACGGATTGGCTTTCATTAGTTTTAGATTCTGAGTCTCCTTTGCCTTCTGAGACCATGGACAAAATACAAGGAGTTCTAACTTTACGTCAACACACAACTGATTCGGATCGAAAAAGAGCCTTTTTCGCTAGGTGGAACCGCATAATTGGAGGTTCTCCACAGTTGAACGCTTATGGACTTTATGCTTACGATACAGTTTGGCTGCTTGCTCATTCTCTTGATGCTTTTTTTAACCAGGGGGGGGTTATCTCATTCTCTAATGATTCTAGGATAAGCTCTATGGCAGGCAGTGCTCTCCACCTTGAAGCAATGAGCATTTTCGATGATGGAGTGCTCTTGCTGAAGAACATATTGCTAAGTGATTTTGTTGGTTTGACAGGCCCACTTAAGTTTAATTCAGACAGGTCTCTTATTCTTCCTGCATATGATATTATTAATGTGCTTGGAACTGGGATTCGACAGATTGGCTACTGGTCAAACTATTCTGGTTTATCCACTGTATCTCCAGAGACACTTTATACGAAACCACAAAACCGTTCAAGTGCAAACCAAAAACTATATAGTGTAATTTGGCCAGGAGAGACATTGTCTAAGCCTCGTGGATGGGTTTTCCCGAACAATGGAAAGCTATTGAGAATTGGTGTTCCAAATAGAGTCAGTTACAAGGAATTTGTATCGCAGGTTCGAGGAACTGATATGTTCAAGGGTTTTTGTATAGATGTATTTACAGCCGCTGTTAATTTGTTACCATATGCTGTTCCGTATAAATTTATCTCCTTTGGAGATGGTCGTAAGAACCCAAGCTATACAGAGCTTGTGAATAAGATCACAACCGGT GAATTCGATGCTGTTGTCGGTGACATTGCCATTGTTACAAATCGGACAAGGATAGTTGATTTTACCCAGCCTTATGTTTCATCTGGGCTGGTCATTGTGGCTCAGTTGGAGAAAGAGAGAAGTGGTGCTTGGGCTTTTTTGCAGCCATTTAGTCGCCGTATGTGGATTGTCACTGGCTCCTTCTTTCTCAttgtcggaatagtggtttggATCCTGGAGCACCGGATAAATGATGAGTTTAGGGGCCCACCTAAACAACAAGTTATAACCATTTTATG GTTTAGCTTCTCAACTATGTTCTTTGCCCACA GAGAGAATACTATGAGCACTCTTGGCCGTCTAGTGTTGCTTGTATGGCTCTTTGTGGTTTTAATAATCAACTCCAGTTACACTGCAAGTCTGACGTCAATCCTCACAGTGGAGCATTTATCTTCTCCAATTAAAGGAATTCAAAGCTTGGCAGCTACTAACGAGCCTATTGGATATCAAGAAGGCTCTTTTACTGAGCGATATCTAAGCGAGGAACTTAACATATCTAGATCTAGGCTTGTATCTCTTGGATCACCTGAAGCTTATGCTTTGGCACTCAAACGTGGTCCTGGAAATGGAGGTGTCGCTGCTGTAGTTGATGAACGTCCGTATGTTGAGCTTTTTCTCTCAAGCCAGTGCACATTCAAGGTTGTAGGTCAAGAATTTACCAAAAGTGGCTGGGGTTTT GCATTTCCTCGGGACTCTCCCTTGGCAATCGATATGTCAACTGCAATTCTAGCACTCGCTGAGAACGGTGATCTGCAGCGAATACATGACAAGTGGCTGATGCAAAGCACCTGCAGTTTGGAGAGTACAGAGATAGAAACAAACCAACTTAATCTATCCAGCTTCTGGGGTCTGTTCCTTATTTGTGGGATTGCTTGCATCATTGCCCTTCTTATATATTTTCTGCAGATATTGCAGCAGCTACCTCCTGCTCCTGAATCTGCATCAATTACTGGTCAAGATAGCTCACATTCTCGACGGCTGCGGAGGTTTTTGTCACTAATGGATGAGAAAGAAGAGCAATCAAGAAGTGGGCAGAAGAGAAGGAAAGTAGACAACGAAAGGGATGATGAATTTGGTAGTTAA
- the LOC105769021 gene encoding glutamate receptor 3.3 isoform X2 — protein sequence MNVAGFIFLLSLHLGVFQIGYGRNASTRPAVVNIGAMFNFDSIIGRVAKIAIDEALKDVNSNSSILKGTKLSVTLQDTNCNGFLGMVEALRYMATDVVAIIGPQCSVVAPIISHVASELRVPLLSFAATDPTLSSLQFPFFVRTAQSDLYQMTAVADIIDHYGWKEVIAIFIDDDWGRNGVSALNDKLAERRCKISYKVGIQPDSSVTQGAIMDILVKVALMQSRIVVLHLNQIVGFKVFSVANHLGMMGNGYVWIATDWLSLVLDSESPLPSETMDKIQGVLTLRQHTTDSDRKRAFFARWNRIIGGSPQLNAYGLYAYDTVWLLAHSLDAFFNQGGVISFSNDSRISSMAGSALHLEAMSIFDDGVLLLKNILLSDFVGLTGPLKFNSDRSLILPAYDIINVLGTGIRQIGYWSNYSGLSTVSPETLYTKPQNRSSANQKLYSVIWPGETLSKPRGWVFPNNGKLLRIGVPNRVSYKEFVSQVRGTDMFKGFCIDVFTAAVNLLPYAVPYKFISFGDGRKNPSYTELVNKITTGEFDAVVGDIAIVTNRTRIVDFTQPYVSSGLVIVAQLEKERSGAWAFLQPFSRRMWIVTGSFFLIVGIVVWILEHRINDEFRGPPKQQVITILWFSFSTMFFAHRENTMSTLGRLVLLVWLFVVLIINSSYTASLTSILTVEHLSSPIKGIQSLAATNEPIGYQEGSFTERYLSEELNISRSRLVSLGSPEAYALALKRGPGNGGVAAVVDERPYVELFLSSQCTFKVVGQEFTKSGWGFASSKSHNILICCLHA from the exons ATGAATGTGGCTGGCTTTATTTTCCTACTCTCTCTCCACTTAGGGGTGTTTCAAATTGGTTATGGTAGAAATGCTTCAACTCGGCCAGCTGTTGTTAATATTGGAGCAATGTTTAATTTTGACTCTATCATTGGAAGAGTTGCCAAGATTGCTATTGATGAAGCTCTGAAAGATGTCAACTCCAATTCAAGCATTCTCAAAGGAACTAAACTTAGTGTAACACTGCAAGATACCAATTGCAATGGCTTTCTTGGCATGGTCGAAG CTTTGCGGTACATGGCGACTGACGTCGTTGCCATTATAGGTCCCCAATGTTCTGTGGTTGCTCCTATTATATCACATGTTGCAAGCGAACTCCGAGTTCCTCTACTGTCATTTGCAGCTACAGATCCCACCCTTTCTTCCCTTCAGTTCCCTTTTTTTGTTAGGACAGCACAGAGTGACTTGTATCAAATGACTGCTGTGGCTGATATCATTGACCATTATGGTTGGAAGGAGGTCATTGCAATCTTTATAGATGATGATTGGGGGCGAAATGGTGTGTCAGCATTGAATGATAAACTTGCAGAGAGGCGCTGCAAAATCTCCTACAAGGTAGGTATTCAACCAGATTCTTCAGTGACTCAGGGTGCCATCATGGATATTCTTGTTAAGGTTGCATTAATGCAATCTCGAATTGTTGTTCTgcatttaaatcaaatagtagggtttaaggttttctCTGTTGCAAACCATCTTGGAATGATGGGCAATGGTTACGTATGGATAGCTACGGATTGGCTTTCATTAGTTTTAGATTCTGAGTCTCCTTTGCCTTCTGAGACCATGGACAAAATACAAGGAGTTCTAACTTTACGTCAACACACAACTGATTCGGATCGAAAAAGAGCCTTTTTCGCTAGGTGGAACCGCATAATTGGAGGTTCTCCACAGTTGAACGCTTATGGACTTTATGCTTACGATACAGTTTGGCTGCTTGCTCATTCTCTTGATGCTTTTTTTAACCAGGGGGGGGTTATCTCATTCTCTAATGATTCTAGGATAAGCTCTATGGCAGGCAGTGCTCTCCACCTTGAAGCAATGAGCATTTTCGATGATGGAGTGCTCTTGCTGAAGAACATATTGCTAAGTGATTTTGTTGGTTTGACAGGCCCACTTAAGTTTAATTCAGACAGGTCTCTTATTCTTCCTGCATATGATATTATTAATGTGCTTGGAACTGGGATTCGACAGATTGGCTACTGGTCAAACTATTCTGGTTTATCCACTGTATCTCCAGAGACACTTTATACGAAACCACAAAACCGTTCAAGTGCAAACCAAAAACTATATAGTGTAATTTGGCCAGGAGAGACATTGTCTAAGCCTCGTGGATGGGTTTTCCCGAACAATGGAAAGCTATTGAGAATTGGTGTTCCAAATAGAGTCAGTTACAAGGAATTTGTATCGCAGGTTCGAGGAACTGATATGTTCAAGGGTTTTTGTATAGATGTATTTACAGCCGCTGTTAATTTGTTACCATATGCTGTTCCGTATAAATTTATCTCCTTTGGAGATGGTCGTAAGAACCCAAGCTATACAGAGCTTGTGAATAAGATCACAACCGGT GAATTCGATGCTGTTGTCGGTGACATTGCCATTGTTACAAATCGGACAAGGATAGTTGATTTTACCCAGCCTTATGTTTCATCTGGGCTGGTCATTGTGGCTCAGTTGGAGAAAGAGAGAAGTGGTGCTTGGGCTTTTTTGCAGCCATTTAGTCGCCGTATGTGGATTGTCACTGGCTCCTTCTTTCTCAttgtcggaatagtggtttggATCCTGGAGCACCGGATAAATGATGAGTTTAGGGGCCCACCTAAACAACAAGTTATAACCATTTTATG GTTTAGCTTCTCAACTATGTTCTTTGCCCACA GAGAGAATACTATGAGCACTCTTGGCCGTCTAGTGTTGCTTGTATGGCTCTTTGTGGTTTTAATAATCAACTCCAGTTACACTGCAAGTCTGACGTCAATCCTCACAGTGGAGCATTTATCTTCTCCAATTAAAGGAATTCAAAGCTTGGCAGCTACTAACGAGCCTATTGGATATCAAGAAGGCTCTTTTACTGAGCGATATCTAAGCGAGGAACTTAACATATCTAGATCTAGGCTTGTATCTCTTGGATCACCTGAAGCTTATGCTTTGGCACTCAAACGTGGTCCTGGAAATGGAGGTGTCGCTGCTGTAGTTGATGAACGTCCGTATGTTGAGCTTTTTCTCTCAAGCCAGTGCACATTCAAGGTTGTAGGTCAAGAATTTACCAAAAGTGGCTGGGGTTTT GCATCCTCGAAGTCGCATAATATTCTGATCTGTTGTTTGCATGCATAA
- the LOC105770048 gene encoding putative pentatricopeptide repeat-containing protein At5g43820 has product MAFHVRRLPGWYLSFSSGRYRLPHFSSLLSVFRFSTINGIPDSSINDPSFHQTHNRCNVDERRVLTELSDLFQLSHINTTIPLYPYKESYPVKQIESRDVDEFLLPEEKLRGIFLQKLRGRTAIESALSNVSVELSIDLIAKVVDRGNLGGKAMVLFFNWAIKQPGIPRDAHSYYIIIRALGRRKFFEFMIQVLHDMVKDGVKPNLETVSAVMDSFIRARRVHKALDMFENLEEFGLTPDTESLNVLLLCLCRRTHVGAANSLFNAVGGKIKFNCVTYNIMVSGWSKLGRVSEMERTVKAMIADGFTPDCSTFSYLIEGLGRAGQIDDAVEIFDHMKEKGCIPDTRVYNAMISNFISTQNFDECKKYYKALLESNFDPDLHTYTKLISAFLKSQQVADALEIFEEMLVQGIVPPTGSLTSFIEPLCSYGPPHAAMMIYKKARKFGCQISLNAYKLLLKRLSRFGKSGMLLNLWDEMQESGHTSDMEVYEYVINGLCNIGHLENAVHVMEEALRKGFCPSKIVCSKLNNKLLAANDVDKAYKLFLKIKDARRNENAQRYWRSNGWHF; this is encoded by the coding sequence ATGGCGTTTCATGTCCGGCGACTCCCTGGATGGTATTTGAGTTTTAGCAGTGGCAGGTATCGTTTGCCCCACTTTAGTTCGCTCCTTTCTGTATTCCGATTTTCAACTATTAATGGTATTCCCGATTCCTCAATAAATGATCCGTCATTTCATCAAACACACAACCGGTGTAACGTCGACGAGCGTCGCGTTCTTACTGAACTCTCCGACTTGTTTCAGCTTTCTCATATCAACACGACTATTCCACTGTATCCATATAAGGAGAGTTATCCGGTGAAACAAATAGAAAGTAGAGacgttgatgaatttttattgcCCGAAGAGAAATTGCGAGGGATTTTTCTGCAAAAGTTGAGGGGTAGAACTGCAATAGAAAGTGCTCTGTCAAATGTTAGCGTGGAATTAAGCATCGATCTTATTGCTAAGGTCGTAGATAGAGGGAATTTAGGCGGTAAAGCTatggttttgtttttcaattggGCAATCAAGCAGCCAGGGATACCAAGAGATGCTCACAGTTACTACATAATCATTAGAGCTTTAGGTAGAAGAAAATTTTTCGAGTTCATGATTCAAGTCCTGCATGATATGGTGAAAGATGGCGTAAAACCTAATTTGGAGACAGTTTCAGCTGTAATGGACAGTTTCATTAGGGCCCGGCGTGTACATAAAGCTTTGGACATGTTTGAGAACTTAGAAGAGTTTGGATTGACGCCAGATACTGAGTCTTTGAATGTGCTTTTACTGTGTTTGTGCCGTAGAACTCATGTAGGTGCTGCAAATTCGTTGTTCAATGCAGTGGGTGGGAAGATAAAGTTTAATTGTGTGACATACAATATCATGGTAAGTGGATGGTCGAAATTAGGTAGAGTTAGCGAAATGGAGAGGACAGTGAAAGCAATGATAGCAGATGGATTTACTCCAGATTGTTCAACTTTCAGTTACCTCATTGAGGGCTTAGGAAGAGCAGGGCAGATTGATGACGCCGTTGAGATTTTTGATCATATGAAGGAGAAAGGCTGCATTCCAGACACTAGAGTTTACAATGCAatgatttctaattttatttctacaCAGAATTTTGATGAATGTAAGAAATATTACAAGGCTTTGCTGGAAAGTAACTTTGACCCTGATTTGCATACTTACACGAAACTGATATCTGCTTTTCTCAAATCTCAACAAGTGGCTGATgctcttgaaatttttgaagaGATGTTAGTTCAGGGGATTGTCCCCCCTACAGGGTCTTTAACCTCTTTCATTGAACCTTTATGCAGTTATGGTCCACCTCACGCAGCTATGATGATCTATAAGAAAGCAAGAAAATTTGGCTGCCAAATATCACTCAATGCCTATAAGTTATTGCTCAAGCGGCTATCCAGATTTGGTAAAAGTGGAATGCTGTTAAATTTATGGGATGAGATGCAAGAAAGTGGTCATACTTCTGATATGGAAGTTTATGAATATGTCATTAATGGTCTTTGCAACATAGGGCACCTTGAAAATGCTGTACATGTTATGGAGGAGGCTTTGCGCAAGGGGTTTTGCCCAAGCAAGATTGTATGTagcaaattaaataacaaactACTTGCTGCAAATGATGTTGATAAGGCTTACAAGCTATTTTTGAAGATTAAAGATGCTCGCCGCAATGAAAATGCTCAGAGATATTGGCGTTCTAATGGCTGGCATTTTTGA